A genomic segment from Aspergillus chevalieri M1 DNA, chromosome 7, nearly complete sequence encodes:
- a CDS encoding phosphopantothenate--cysteine ligase CAB2 (BUSCO:EOG09263YFX;~COG:H;~EggNog:ENOG410PGAA;~InterPro:IPR035929,IPR007085;~TransMembrane:2 (i158-177o183-200i)) yields the protein MTTPEEAESTYFNNYPPPKALPKHESLARAFINYHAEENRRVVLVTSGGTTVPLENQTVRFIDNFSAGTRGATSAEYFLQEGYAVIFLHRQFSLLPYSRHYSHSTNCFLDFMDEGVPSGDCSNSTSPDHGPIVVRSEYQDQMRDVLRKYRYAKKNNRLLLLPFTTIAEYLFELRSLAKLMHPLGSKALFYLAAAVSDFFIPRDRMAEHKIQSSEVSSAEQRQKSAGNNEQQQEGHSKKLVIDLDPVPKFLHRLVDGWAPEGSMIVSFKLETDPDLLVHKAQTALQRYSHHLVIGNLLSTRKWEVVFVTPDPPYERWIRVPKSRRSKSISGSEAQVGLAEAKKRNQALSGAKEGQSGSGNEEGAAPGDTEGEGGIEIERLIIPELVKLHSRMVK from the coding sequence GAAGAAGCCGAATCAACCTACTTCAACAACTACCCACCTCCCAAAGCCCTCCCGAAACACGAGTCCCTAGCTCGCGCATTCATCAACTACCATGCCGAGGAGAACCGACGAGTAGTCCTAGTGACATCTGGAGGAACAACAGTTCCTCTAGAGAACCAAACAGTCCGCTTTATCGACAATTTCTCCGCGGGAACTAGAGGAGCTACGTCGGCGGAGTATTTCCTGCAGGAAGGGTATGCGGTGATTTTCCTGCACCGGCAGTTCAGTTTACTGCCGTATTCGCGGCACTACAGCCACTCGACGAATTGTTTCTTGGATTTCATGGACGAGGGAGTTCCGTCAGGGGACTGCAGCAATTCGACGAGCCCGGATCACGGGCCGATCGTGGTGCGCAGTGAgtaccaggaccagatgcgGGATGTGCTCCGGAAGTACCGCTATGCGAAAAAGAATAAtcggctgttgttgctgccgTTCACGACGATCGCGGAGTATCTGTTTGAGCTGCGGTCGCTGGCGAAGTTGATGCATCCGCTGGGGTCCAAGGCGCTGTTTTATCTGGCGGCGGCGGTTAGTGACTTTTTTATTCCCCGCGACCGGATGGCGGAGCACAAGATTCAATCGTCCGAGGTATCGTCCGCAGAGCAAAGGCAGAAATCCGCTGGGAATAATGAGCAGCAACAGGAAGGGCATAGTAAGAAGCTAGTGATTGACCTGGACCCTGTCCCGAAATTCCTGCACCGCCTCGTGGACGGCTGGGCACCGGAGGGTAGTATGATCGTCTCCTTCAAACTGGAAACCGACCCAGACCTGCTAGTTCACAAAGCGCAGACGGCTCTGCAACGATATTCGCACCATCTGGTTATCGGGAACCTGCTTAGCACGCGCAAGTGGGAGGTGGTATTTGTGACGCCGGACCCACCGTACGAGCGCTGGATCAGGGTTCCCAAGTCGCGACGAAGTAAGAGTATCTCGGGGTCGGAGGCACAGGTTGGGTTGGCGGAGGCCAAGAAGAGGAATCAGGCATTGAGCGGTGCTAAGGAAGGGCAGTCCGGAAGCGGTAATGAGGAGGGCGCTGCACCGGGCGATACAGAAGGTGAGGGAGGGATTGAGATTGAACGATTGATTATTCCGGAGCTGGTCAAGCTGCATTCACGGATGGTCAAGTAG
- a CDS encoding glycosyltransferase family 31 protein (COG:S;~EggNog:ENOG410QEGN;~InterPro:IPR003378;~go_component: GO:0016020 - membrane [Evidence IEA];~go_function: GO:0016757 - transferase activity, transferring glycosyl groups [Evidence IEA]) codes for MITPRLYRRRITWVASLVALFLLYHFFSLRSDLDAPAVAARTKTSQNANASPNANANSNTNQKPNANNGEKEQDRPICPPLPGMEDVLVVLKTGVTEALDKVPVHFQTTLRCIPNYVIFSDHDEEIAGVRVHDALRNMPDENLKQSIPDFNIYNRIRAMGRAGLAQEDFSDVANSALGKPDNPGWKLDKWKFLPMAMGTYKHKSDAKWYVFMEADTYFVWGSLLAWLEHFNPEDPLYIGTETQIADVIFAHGGSGFIVSNPAMKRVVDEYSVKSNEIHAYTAGHWAGDCVLGKILLDVGVPLHFSWPMLQNTAVAELDEFSPDFYRRPWCYPAVAFHHLSALDIQSLWEFEQKRYKESRKTLLLHGDVFKERIYPELSSDRSYWDNLSTEEHSVAIDTYEDCQALCATAPQCAQFTFRAGRCYTNKTPKMGHSSADASSGWIMKRVDAMLASAPKCRRPDFG; via the exons ATGATCACTCCCCGCCTCTACCGCCGCCGAATCACCTGGGTAGCATCCCTGGtcgccctcttcctcctctaccacttcttctctctccgcTCCGACCTCGACGCCCCCGCCGTAGCCGCCAGGACCAAGACCTCCCAGAACGCCAACGCCAGTCCGAATGCAAACGCCAATTCCAACACCAACCAAAAGCCCAACGCAAATAATGGCGAGAAGGAACAGGACCGTCCAATCTGTCCACCCCTTCCCGGCATGGAAGATGTCCTTGTCGTCCTCAAAACAGGCGTCACAGAAGCCCTCGACAAAGTCCCCGTGCACTTCCAAACAACCCTCCGCTGCATCCCTAACTACGTGATCTTCTCCGACCACGACGAGGAAATTGCCGGTGTCCGCGTCCACGATGCCCTCCGCAACATGCCCGACGAAAACCTCAAGCAGTCCATCCCGGACTTCAACATCTACAACCGCATCCGCGCGATGGGCCGCGCTGGTCTCGCGCAGGAGGACTTCTCGGATGTCGCGAACTCCGCGCTGGGAAAGCCGGATAACCCCGGGTGGAAGCTGGATAAGTGGAAGTTCCTGCCGATGGCGATGGGGACGTACAAGCACAAGAGCGATGCGAAGTGGTATGTGTTTATGGAGGCGGATACGTATTTCGTCTGGGGCAGTTTGCTGGCGTGGCTGGAGCATTTCAATCCCGAGGATCCGTTGTATATTGGCACCGAGACGCAGATTGCGGATGTCATCTTCGCGCACGGGGGTTCTGGGTTCATCGTCTCGAATCCCGCCATGAAGCGCGTTGTCGACGAGTACTCGGTCAAGTCGAATGAGATCCATGCCTACACGGCCGGCCACTGGGCGGGCGACTGTGTGCTGGGCAAGATCCTGCTGGACGTCGGTGTTCCGCTGCACTTCTCGTGGCCTATGTTGCAGAACACGGCTGTCGCGGAGCTAGACGAGTTCTCGCCGGACTTCTACCGTCGGCCGTGGTGTTACCCTGCCGTGGCGTTCCATCACTTGTCTGCGCTGGATATCCAGAGTCTTTGGGAATTCGAGCAGAAGCGCTACAAAGAG TCCCGcaaaaccctcctcctccacggTGACGTCTTCAAAGAACGTATCTACCCCGAACTCTCCTCCGACCGCTCCTACTGGGACAACCTCTCCACCGAAGAACACTCCGTCGCCATCGACACCTACGAAGACTGTCAGGCGCTCTGCGCGACGGCCCCGCAATGCGCACAGTTCACTTTCCGCGCTGGACGATGCTACACGAATAAGACGCCGAAAATGGGACATTCGAGTGCGGATGCTAGTTCGGGGTGGATTATGAAGAGGGTCGATGCGATGTTGGCTTCGGCACCTAAGTGTCGGAGGCCGGATTTTGGTTGA
- a CDS encoding polysaccharide deacetylase family protein (CAZy:CE4;~COG:H;~EggNog:ENOG410PK45;~InterPro:IPR002509,IPR011330;~PFAM:PF01522;~TransMembrane:1 (i50-72o);~go_function: GO:0003824 - catalytic activity [Evidence IEA];~go_function: GO:0016810 - hydrolase activity, acting on carbon-nitrogen (but not peptide) bonds [Evidence IEA];~go_process: GO:0005975 - carbohydrate metabolic process [Evidence IEA]): MDTAESSEPSRLQRLKQSVDAVLLSLAIKLVRLEQKTPAARRITRFLDSLALPNMMLVFLLLASLFTIVSAAGGDPVVINSNVTNVDKRAPPQLIASPDATTPSVQYGMNLMEAQLRYRDPFVIDTFEYSDRNDLGFWHGSGENLDVHYGVDTRRGGHYARLYPKDPDQNFHSQVSAVHCTNFMPFRERYLHVVFSGSNKFSISLNQNNPECRPGRNPYPATWDTVEARRYLSGKNDIYVPMSHFAIDLSKIVSVSFNGFYSGESVTLHRIEIVRVLPTGASVPLKLPNGQMILKCSRPNSFAFGIDDGQPRFAQEVMNILEEEKVLVTFFVVGKGLRDKETNFTQVYREMLRRGHQVALHSNTHQKMEALDDEDIEDEILENIDAFKDHLGIQSRYFRPPYGTIGARTRQILATRLLDPYIVNWSVDVEDWLWADTDTPERQIEAFTRDITKGGNLAVMHYLSPSTVAYFRQFIHTVKSAGMNIMRIDQCLEDPNAPPLNPNNF; encoded by the exons ATGGACACTGCTGAGTCCAGTGAGCCATCACGACTACAACGACTGAAACAGTCCGTCGACGCCGTCCTCCTATCCCTCGCAATCAAACTCGTTCGACTTGAACAGAAAACCCCTGCCGCGAGACGAATCACCCGCTTCCTCGACTCCCTTGCCCTACCCAATATGATGCTCGTATTCCTCCTCTTGGCTAGCCTCTTTACCATTGTGAGCGCAGCCGGAGGCGATCCAGTTGTCATCAATTCCAACGTCACGAACGTCGATAAACGAGCGCCCCCCCAGCTGATCGCAAGCCCAGATGCCACAACTCCCTCCGTCCAGTATGGCATGAACCTCATGGAGGCCCAGCTGAGGTACAGAGACCCCTTTGTTATCGATACATTCGAATACAGCGACCGCAACGATCTTGGCTTTTGGCACGGTTCTGGCGAGAATCTCGACGTGCACTACGGCGTCGATACAAGACGTGGTGGACACTACGCGCGTCTGTACCCGAAAGACCCGGATCAGAACTTCCACTCGCAGGTATCCGCTGTGCATTGTACGAACTTTATGCCGTTCCGCGAGCGGTATCTGCACGTCGTGTTCTCGGGATCCAACAAATTTAGTATCTCGCTGAACCAGAATAACCCTGAGTGTCGGCCGGGCAGGAATCCGTATCCAGCTACGTGGGATACAGTCGAGGCGAGACGGTACTTGAGCGGGAAGAATGATATTTATGTGCCCATGTCGCACTTCGCAATTGATTTGTCGAAGATCGTGTCGGTTTCTTTCAATGGGTTTTATTCCGGGGAGAGTGTCACGCTGCATCGCATTGAGATTGTGCGTGTCTTGCCAACTGGGGCGTCGGTACCGCTCAAGCTGCCTAATGGACAGATGATTCTCAAATGCTCGAGGCCTAATTCGTTTGCGTTTGGGATTGATGATGGGCAACCGCGATTTGCGCAGGAGGTTATGAATATCcttgaggaggagaaggtgcTCGTGACGTTCTTCGTTGTCGGGAAAGGCTTGAGGGATAAAGAAACCAATTTCACCCAGGTGTACAGGGAGATGTTGCGGCGAGGACATCAGGTTGCGCTTCATTCCAATACACATCAAAA GATGGAAGCATTAGACGACGAGGATATCGAAGACGAGATCTTGGAGAATATTGATGCGTTCAAGGACCACCTAGGAATTCAGT CTCGATACTTCCGACCCCCATACGGAACTATTGGGGCCAGAACGCGCCAGATACTCGCAACTCGACTTCTCGACCCGTACATTGTGAACTGGAGCGTTGACGTCGAGGATTGGCTCTGGGCCGACACCGATACCCCGGAACGACAGATTGAAGCCTTTACGCGCGACATCACGAAAGGCGGAAATCTGGCCGTGATGCACTACCTCAGTCCGAGCACGGTGGCATATTTCAGACAATTCATCCATACGGTCAAGAGTGCTGGTATGAACATCATGCGGATTGACCAGTGTCTTGAAGATCCGAACGCACCTCCGCTGAA CCCAAATAATTTCTAG
- a CDS encoding DEAD/DEAH box helicase (COG:A;~EggNog:ENOG410PFY4;~InterPro:IPR027417,IPR001650,IPR014014,IPR014001, IPR011545,IPR000629;~PFAM:PF00270,PF00271;~go_function: GO:0003676 - nucleic acid binding [Evidence IEA];~go_function: GO:0004386 - helicase activity [Evidence IEA];~go_function: GO:0005524 - ATP binding [Evidence IEA]) codes for MRSDCSPKLLLSSSNRVSFDPDVSKMDSFDVSDMNNAVQEVETNGQTNGHSKVNAEAASLARSKGWAAPETYDYSKYVAPVGPAAGPDGPAAPAADSEFAGEPPAAEGLPEWAGNAAKYEWRDEYGDVGPEIPELEEMLFRNEFINRTGLKISNLQNIEVVAESRERPNPVRNFDDAGLHPIMRENIRLCRYDVPTPIQAYSIPAVLTGHDLIAIAQTGSGKTAAFLIPVLSQLMGKAKKLAAPRPNLAAGFNPSTDAVRAEPLVLIVAPTRELSTQIFDEARRLCYRSMLRPCVAYGGAPVRDQREELQKGCDILIATPGRLLDFMGQPHVLSLSRVKYTIIDEADELLQSDWEDDFNRIMSGGDTNEDADHRYMMFSATFNKACRQLARKFLTEDHVRVRIGRPGSAHINVDQNIIYAEDSLKKKCLYDLLLSMPPSRTLIFVNTKTQADFLDDYLFNMGLPSTSIHSDRTQREREDALRAFRTARCPILVATGVSARGLDIKNVMHVINFDLPRAMNGGVTEYVHRIGRTARIGNEGLATSFYNEDKDAELAPDLVKILMESKQRVPDFLEAYKPMEEAVTFNDDTDDEDENGDDNANGGAWGGIQMGDSNEVPSSNWGAATDSAWGEPPEATGEPNVGGASWD; via the exons ATGCGCAGTGACTGCAGCCCTAAGCTTCTTCT TTCTAGTTCAAATCGTGTCTCCTTCGACCCTGACGTTTCCAAAATGGATAGCTTCGACGTGTCGGACATGAACAACGCGGTCCAGGAGGTCGAGACCAACGGACAAACGAACGGTCACAGCAAGGTAAACGCTGAGGCTGCCTCCCTAGCTCGATCCAAAGGTTGGGCTGCCCCAGAGACGTACGACTATAGCAAGTACGTGGCTCCCGTCGGCCCTGCTGCTGGCCCTGACGGTCCTGCTGCCCCCGCTGCTGATTCCGAGTTTGCGGGTGAGCCGCCAGCCGCAGAGGGCCTTCCTGAGTGGGCGGGAAATGCTGCCAAATACGAGTGGAGGGATGAGTATGGTGACGTCGGGCCTGAGATTCCTGAGCTTGAGGAGATGCTCTTCCGTAACGAGTTCATCAACCGTACCGGTTTGAAAATCAGCAA CTTGCAAAACATCGAGGTTGTTGCCGAAAGTAGGGAGCGTCCCAACCCTGTGAGAAAC TTTGACGACGCTGGACTCCACCCGATTATGCGTGAGAACATCAGGCTGTGTCGGTACGACGTTCCAACTCCAATTCAAGCCTACTCCATCCCCGCCGTGCTCACCGGGCATGACCTGATCGCCATCGCTCAGACGG GCTCGGGAAAGACTGCGGCTTTCCTTATCCCCGTGCTCTCTCAGTTGATGGGTAAGGCAAAGAAGCTTGCTGCACCTCGCCCGAATCTGGCTGCCGGATTCAACCCTTCGACGGACGCTGTTCGTGCGGAACCGTTGGTGCTCATCGTTGCTCCTACTCGCGAGTTGTCCACACAGATCTTCGACGAAGCCCGTCGTCTGTGTTATCGCTCTATGCTGCGTCCCTGTGTCGCTTACGGTGGGGCCCCCGTTCGTGACCAGCGAGAGGAGCTTCAGAAGGGTTGTGATATCCTCATCGCTACTCCCGGAAGGTTGCTGGACTTCATGGGGCAGCCGCACGTCCTCTCACTTAGCCGCGTCAA ATACACCATCATCGACGAAGCAGACGAGCTTCTTCAGTCTGACTGGGAGGATGACTTCAACCGTATCATGTCTGGTGGAG ACACCAACGAGGATGCGGACCATCGTTACATGATGTTTTCTGCAACCTTCAACAAGGCTTGCCGTCAGCTAGCGCGCAAGTTCCTCACTGAAGACCATGTTCGCGTCCGTATCGGACGTCCTGGCAGTGCTCACATTAACGTGGACCAGAAC ATCATCTACGCCGAAGACAgcttgaagaagaaatgtCTCTACGATCTTCTTCTGTCTATGCCTCCCTCGCGTACGTTGATCTTCGTCAACACCAAGACCCAGGCGGACTTCTTAGATGACTATCTGTTCAATATGGGACTTCCGAGTACCTCCATACACTCCGATCGTACTCAGCGTGAGCGTGAAGATGCCCT GCGTGCCTTCCGCACAGCCAGGTGCCCTATTCTCGTTGCTACTGGCGTTTCtgctcgcggtctggatatCAAGAACGTGATGCATGTGATCAACTTTGATCTTCCTCGTGCCATGAACGGGGGAGTCACCGAGTACGTTCACCGCATTG GACGTACCGCTCGTATCGGAAACGAGGGTCTTGCAACGTCATTCTACAACGAGGATAAAGATGCGGAGCTTGCCCCGGACCTCGTCAAGATCCTTATGGAGAGCAAGCAGCGCGTTCCCGACTTCTTAGAGGCGTACAAGCCCATGGAGGAAGCCGTGACCTTCAACGACGATacagacgacgaggatgagaaCGGTGATGACAACGCAAACGGTGGCGCTTGGGGAGGTATCCAAATGGGCGACAGCAACGAGGTTCCTAGCTCGAACTGGGGCGCCGCTACTGACAGCGCCTGGGGAGAACCTCCGGAAGCTACTGGTGAACCCAACGTCGGTGGCGCCAGCTGGGACTAA
- a CDS encoding pantothenate kinase (BUSCO:EOG09262IP2;~COG:H;~EggNog:ENOG410PFR3;~InterPro:IPR004567,IPR043129;~PFAM:PF03630;~go_function: GO:0004594 - pantothenate kinase activity [Evidence IEA];~go_function: GO:0005524 - ATP binding [Evidence IEA];~go_process: GO:0015937 - coenzyme A biosynthetic process [Evidence IEA]), translating into MSPPDRISTVFDSTPGSKHAYKSSADFRSGRLNAIANPGAVKINVEGAFIVDEEPRSRSRSPIEAEGVHYESQDIRLPHHTGVVSHVAVDIGGSLAKLVYFTRELDSADNGGRLNFINFETHRIDLCIDFIRQLNEEHEKLNGSSQDELCVVATGGGAYLYYDKLKEALNVNVKREEEMQCLITGLDFFITEIPNEVFTYSDTDPEPMKFAEARPDVYPYLLVNIGSGVSMIKVSGPKEFQRVGGTHLGGGTFWGILSLLTGARTFDDMLAMADSGDNSGVDMLVGDIYGMDYSKIGLKSTAIASTFGKVFRMKNAAERNAEDGEGLSPRDPEHPEDDVKFRPEDMSRSLLYAISNNIGQIAYLQSEKHEVKHIYFGGSFIRGHRQTMNTLSYAIRFWSKGEKQAYFLRHEGYLGAVGAFLRRQPANWGRRNSLDDATAPLTFKEALLS; encoded by the exons ATGTCCCCCCCCGATCGCATCTCGACCGTCTTCGACTCCACGCCCGGCTCCAAGCACGCCTACAAATCCTCCGCAGACTTCCGCTCCGGTCGCCTGAATGCGATCGCCAACCCCGGAGCTGTCAAGATCAATGTCGAGGGCGCTTTCATCGTCGACGAAGAACCACGATCCCGCTCTCGAAGCCCCATAGAAGCCGAGGGCGTGCATTACGAGAGCCAAGATATCCGGCTTCCCCATCATACCGGCGTCGTGAGCCATGTCGCTGTGGAC ATTGGCGGTTCGCTGGCGAAATTGGTCTATTTCACGCGAGAGCTGGACTCCGCGGACAATGGCGGCCGATTGAACTTTATCAACTTCGAAACCCATCGCATCGACCTTTGCATTGACTTTATTAGACAATTGAACGAGGAACATGAGAAGCTCAATGGCTCTTCGCAAGACGAATTGTGTGTTGTGGCTACTGGGGGTGGTGCATACTTGTACTACGACAAGCTGAAGGAGGCTTTGAACGTAAATGTGAAGCGGGAAGAGGAGATGCAGTGCTTGATTACAG GCCTCGATTTCTTCATCACCGAGATACCAAACGAAGTCTTCACCTACAGTGATACCGATCCCGAACCGATGAAATTTGCCGAGGCCCGACCGGACGTATACCCCTACCTTCTGGTCAACATTGGATCCGGTGTATCCATGATCAAGGTGTCCGGCCCGAAAGAATTCCAACGTGTGGGTGGAACACACCTGGGTGGTGGTACATTCTGGGGCATCTTGTCCCTGCTGACTGGCGCCCGGACCTTCGATGACATGCTGGCGATGGCGGACAGCGGAGACAACAGCGGTGTGGACATGCTGGTCGGTGACATCTATGGCATGGACTATAGCAAGATTGGACTCAAGAGCACCGCTATCGCCAGTACCTTTGGCAAGGTCTTCCGCATGAAGAACGCCGCTGAGCGGAATGCAGAGGATGGTGAAGGCCTCAGCCCAAGGGATCCCGAACATCCCGAGGATGACGTGAAGTTCAGGCCCGAGGACATGAGCCGGAGCCTGTTATACGCAATCAGCAACAACATCGGCCAGATCGCATATCTCCAATCGGAGAAACACGAGGTCAAGCACATCTACTTTGGCGGATCCTTCATCCGCGGCCACCGACAAACCATGAACACACTGTCGTACGCCATCCGCTTCTGGTCCAAAGGCGAGAAGCAAGCCTACTTCTTGCGCCATGAAGGCTACCTCGGTGCGGTTGGCGCATTTCTCCGGAGACAACCGGCCAACTGGGGCCGTCGGAACAGCCTTGACGACGCGACAGCGCCTCTCACTTTCAAAGAGGCTCTCCTATCCTAG
- a CDS encoding uncharacterized protein (COG:C;~EggNog:ENOG410PG0F;~InterPro:IPR036621,IPR017449,IPR023395,IPR004154, IPR018108,IPR016061;~PFAM:PF03129,PF00153,PF09180;~go_component: GO:0005737 - cytoplasm [Evidence IEA];~go_function: GO:0000166 - nucleotide binding [Evidence IEA];~go_function: GO:0004827 - proline-tRNA ligase activity [Evidence IEA];~go_function: GO:0005524 - ATP binding [Evidence IEA];~go_process: GO:0006433 - prolyl-tRNA aminoacylation [Evidence IEA]) yields MSSEVDVKVPNLPVDWMETAKGLTAGAAGGITQVLIGQPFDIVKVRLQTQTGGTALSAARGIWAREGVLAFYKGTLVPLLGVGACVSIQFGTFQGFRQLIEHYNYRKSGSHGGDLPLGQFYLAGVAAGVTNSVVSGPVEHIRIRLQTQPHGKDRLYTGPWDCVRKVVRMAGVSGLYRGQAVTLLRGISWIRSVWALPLALVRRSKTKPCEPLRQFEGSEYSPGWKFNHWELKGVLVRLEMVPKVLKGGFVSTARRDTGEKGRMPIYNAATEIPVLLETIQSDMYTSALEGFRNTVKIVKHWALFTPAIDKKHLCLIPFCLQEECEDRIKKLSERAADGQPQEQEDTRAPSMGAKSLCIPFKQPTELKGSSTNHDA; encoded by the exons ATGTCTTCAGAGGTCGACGTCAAGGTTCCCAATCTGCCCGTGGACTGGATGGAGACTGCGAAGGGCTTGACTGCTGGAGCAGCAGGAGGAATTACACAGGTCCTTATTG GACAACCCTTTG ATATCGTCAAGGTCCGATTGCAAACACAAACAGGAGGCACCGCTCTTTCGGCTGCACGTGGCATTTGGGCACGAGAAGGGGTGCTTGCCTTTTACAAG GGAACATTGGTACCATTGCTAGGTGTTGGTGCCTGC GTCAGTATTCAATTCGGCACGTTCCAAGGATTTCGACAGCTCATCGAGCACTATAACTACCGCAAGTCTGGGTCCCATGGCGGCGACTTGCCGCTGGGACAGTTCTACCTCGCCGGTGTCGCAGCAGGAGTAACAAACAGTGTGGTATCCGGTCCAGTCGAGCATATTCGTATCCGACTTCAGACGCAACCTCACGGGAAAGATCGACTATACACAGGACCCTGGGACTGCGTTCGGAAAGTCGTCCGCATGGCCGGCGTCTCTGGTCTCTATCGCGGCCAGGCCGTGACACTATTGCGAGGAATTTCATGGATACGGAGTGTG TGGGCATTACCGCTAGCACTGGTGAGAAGGTCAAAGACGAAACCCTGCGAACCGTTGCGTCAATTCGAGGGGTCCGAATACTCGCCGGGCTGGAAGTTCAATCATTGGGAATTGAAGGGTGTCCTGGTTCGATTGGAAATGGTCCCCAAGGTGTTGAAAGGGGGCTTCGTCAGTACCGCTCGTCGAGATACGGGAGAAAAGGGACGCATGCCGATCTATAATGCTGCCACTGAGATCCCTGTTCTTTTGGAGACCATCCAGTCAGACATGTACACCAGTGCGCTGGAGGGATTCCGCAACACTGTCAAAATTGTCAAGCACTGGGCCTTGTTCACCCCTGCTATCGACAAAAAGCACTTGtgtctcattcccttctgtCTTCAAGAGGAATGCGAGGATCGCATCAAGAAGCTGAGCGAGCGAGCGGCGGATGGTCAACCCCAGGAGCAGGAGGATACTAGGGCACCCAGTATGGGGGCGAAGAGCCTATGCATTCCCTTCAAACAGCCGACAGAGCTGAAGGGGTCGAGCACCAATCACGACGCGTAG
- the PUT2_1 gene encoding 1-pyrroline-5-carboxylate dehydrogenase (COG:E;~EggNog:ENOG410PG3T;~InterPro:IPR015590,IPR016161,IPR016162,IPR016163;~go_function: GO:0016491 - oxidoreductase activity [Evidence IEA];~go_function: GO:0016620 - oxidoreductase activity, acting on the aldehyde or oxo group of donors, NAD or NADP as acceptor [Evidence IEA];~go_process: GO:0055114 - oxidation-reduction process [Evidence IEA]), protein MLRCLPADVSESVWPEFKDQLAQETGELKMGKPEKFDNFIGPVIHERSWEKLVRVIKDAKKDPSVTLLAGANTSREVGWFVKPTIFQVQDPSHSLMKNEFFGPILSVYVFPDSNYEETLSLVDSSTNFGLTGAVFAKDQSAIEAAEQHLRHSAGNFYINCKSSGALVSHQPFGGSRASGTNDKATSTNLVARFASIRSIKEGFQLADEVMYPSNEV, encoded by the coding sequence ATGCTCCGCTGCCTCCCGGCTGATGTCTCTGAGTCCGTGTGGCCAGAGTTCAAGGACCAGCTGGCCCAGGAGACGGGGGAGCTCAAGATGGGAAAGCCGGAGAAGTTTGACAACTTTATTGGCCCGGTGATCCATGAGCGATCGTGGGAGAAACTGGTTAGGGTCATTAAGGACGCGAAAAAAGATCCCTCCGTCACTCTTTTGGCGGGCGCCAATACCAGCCGCGAGGTTGGCTGGTTTGTGAAGCCTACCATCTTCCAGGTCCAGGATCCGTCTCACAGTCTCATGAAGAACGAGTTCTTTGGGCCAATTTTGTCTGTCTACGTGTTCCCTGACAGCAATTATGAAGAGACTTTATCCCTGGTAGACTCGAGCACCAACTTCGGTCTCACCGGTGCAGTATTCGCCAAGGACCAGTCGGCCATCGAGGCTGCTGAGCAGCATCTGCGTCACTCAGCCGGCAACTTCTATATCAACTGCAAGAGCAGTGGCGCGTTGGTCAGTCACCAGCCATTCGGAGGCTCCAGGGCCAGCGGAACCAATGACAAGGCTACCAGCACAAATTTGGTCGCGCGTTTCGCCAGCATCCGCAGCATCAAGGAGGGCTTCCAGCTGGCAGATGAGGTCATGTATCCTTCGAACGAGGTTTAG